aatgaAGAATCAGCATGAAGTGATGCCCAGTAAACAGTTTTAAGCACTTACCATGCCTCAGTTAATTAAAAACTAAGGTAAATTCTGGAGTCTTAATACAAACTTGTGTCCGTAGTCATTGTGCAGTACTCAGGAGAccagattttaattatttcaagcAGAGCCTATAAACTTAGTAATTTTTCCATTGCTTCCCTTCTATAAAGTGAGGCTTACGGTCCGGCAAACCAGTGCTTGAGGAATGTCCCAGGGAGACAGCCCAgcgctgccctggggagctgttgTGGCCCGGGGGGCACACGTGCGGGCTCAGGGCCCCCAAGGGGGACGGGCAGAGCGGCAGGGCAGCCCCGGGGCCGCGGTGCCCGGCGCTCCcggccccgagccccgagccccggtCCCCGAGCCGTCATCACCGAGCCCCATCCCCGGTCCCCGAGCCCCGAAAGGGGGCGCGCCGGGCCCGCGCAGCGCTGCGCGGTCGCGCGTGTGCCGCTCCCGGGGCTTGCGGCGGCGACTTCCCCCTGCGAGGCAGCTCGGGGTGGCCGCAGGCCAGATCGGGGCTGTTTTCCCAAGGGGAATGGAAATCTGGGGCGTCCTAGAAGTAGTGCCGGCCGAGGCTCGCCGGAGGTCGCGGCGCTGCGGCGGCAgatgggttttggggagggggcgcAGAGGCGTGCGGCGCAGAGCCGGGGGCGGCCGGCGTTCCGCCCCGGCCGAGGGAGCGTCTGCCGCTGGCCCCGCCGCGAAACTGCTGCCGCTCGCCCTCCGGCTTCGGCAGAGGGCTCTGATTCCGCCTGCGTGCGAGAATAAATGCGGGAAAGCCTCGAGATGCTCCGTGGATGAAAAGGATAAAAGGAAACGCTGAGCTGCTGCCCCGCCACAGCCAGGTGCCCGCCGTGCGCGGCGGACAGACCCGCAGGAATCCCGCCGGGCTGAGTCGGCGGGCAGTGCTCTGTAAGGCCTGGGATGGATTCCCCCCGCTCCCGGAGGCCGAGGTTGTGCGTGGGCGTCGCGGAGGCTTGCGGAGGGCGATGGCGAGGAGGTGCCCGGGGCCCGTCGCCCTGGCCAAGCCCGACCGCCTGCGCCGGGTCATCGGCAGAGGGCGAGTGCGCGGCAGTGAAATACAGCATCCCGAAGGCTCCCGTGGTGAGCGCGGGGTGCAATTCCTCCCGCTGCCCGTCACCCCCAGACTGTGTCTGGGGGCTCCTCGCTTTGCATTTAGCCTCTTTATGGGTCTCTGTGCTCCAGCGGAGCGGTCTGTGCGAGGAGCGCTGTGCTGCCGGGCGCTGTGCCGGCTGGGACGCTCCGGTTCGGGCTGCAGCCCGGTTCGGGCTGTGCCGGAGCTaccgccgctgctgctgccgccgaGCACCCCGGTGGAGGGTGCCCGTCCTCTTGTTTTAAATACACCGGTCCCGCGGGATGTTGTAACAGCGAAGTGAATGCAGATACAAATAAGAGGCACCTAATTTGAAGAACATCGTCAGTGTTGCACTGTAAAAAATATGCGATCactgttcttaaaaaaaaccaaaaaaattaaaaatagaggGGAATTAGAGGCTCTAATTTGAGTGAGCTCTACAGAATCAAACGAAGATGTTATTGCACAGCAATAACATCAATAATATGTATCGAATTTGTCTGTGTgcacaagcaggaaaaaaaaaacttttcttttacttctctgTGCAATTTCAGAGCCTTAGTGCTGAAATTAGGGTAAGTGGGGAACAATATGCGtaattgcaagaaaaaaaaaccccacaaggGTTGAAAAGGAAGAGCAGTTAGCAGCACACAAAACGTCATGAAGACAGTAGGCTTGTTAGGCACAGGGGATGTTTATCTGGATGGCTGCTCACCCAATTTCTTCATAACAAACACTGTTTTTGTAACAAAGATGTTATTGGTCCTTGTCATAACAATAATAGCTATATGAGCAGGATTTTGCTCCTTTTGCTCATGAATAATGATGGTGTTCTGCTGACGAGAGTGTAATGATTTGGAGCTATAAAACTCGGGTTTTCATCTTTTCTAGATGATCCCTGTACACGCATTTCGCCCTCGTTTTGCAAAGACTACTTTTCACTTGTTTTATTCACTTGACTTCGTTCAGCCACTGGCTTCTGGCCAAGGAGGGCATCCTACCCGGCGATACTCTGGCAGTACAGAAAATCCTGTGCAGAAGGTCGCAGTGTTCAGGCGCTCGATTCAATGCAGTGGTTTTGCTAACGCATTAGGATGTCCAGACACAATTGATATAAGAACTTTCTAAATCTGCAGCCATTAAGTTCAAAAGTCCTGTAATAACTCCTGCAGTTCAGACTGTACCTTTGCATGCACACAAATTCCTACAACATTATAACTTCAAAGATACTAGCTTTTAAACTCTGGATCAATGTAATTCTCTCTTTAGGAGGCATCACTTGATAGAAGTGCAcatctccttttcccttcccttctcttctaCTTTGATATGCCCCTTTATAACACTATTTACGTTTAGTTTGGACGGTTTGTAGCTAAACACGGAGACAGATTTTTAAACTGGACACAGAAATAATGTCATCTGGAACTCCTTGGCGGACGCAGTAGGGAATGGGGCAGggttgaaaaatatttaaacgCACTTTACAGTACTCTGTTACTGCAACGGTGGCTGCAGAAttgcagctgggaagggaggagtAAGGAGGGGGAAGAGGGTGGAACAGGGCTATTTAAGTGATATTTGAATCGGACTCGCATTTTTAGTGTTGTTTGTAAGTGCATATGAAACTCCCTGAAACTGTTCACCAAGTGCTGACAAAATATACCTGTCGAGGAAACAAGGAGacatatgaatattttattacttcttACTTATTTTGATAGCTGGGCACGCCATTAATAACATCATAAAGGTGGCACCTATTGTAGATTTAGCatatttaaaggtttttaatatttacattttttatgtttattattTGGGGGTGTTTACCTGCAATACTATAAATGTTTCTTTAGGTGGACAAATGCTGCTGTCTACTTAGATCAGAGTGACTTGCCAAGCTAAGGAAGCAATTTCCTATAACAGGTACTTTGACAAAGATAGCAAACAGTCTTATATACCAAAGAGTAGTCAAACCGCAGTGAGATTCAAAGCAGAGAATGTTGGAACATTTTGTTCCAGACAACGAGCTAAAAATAACAGCCCCTCCCCGTGTTGGAAGGGGGGTTGATTTTCACATTTGGAAGAGCAAATAGAAATCAGATTATTAATGtaatcaaacagaaaaatctgccCGGAGAGGTGAAGGGTGAAAGTTCTAAAGTgtcagtgctttaaaaaaaaacaaacaaacaacaaaacaaaaaaatccccaacagaGTCCAAAGACGGGGCTCTGAACGGGATTTGATGGGTTGTTGGGAGATTTAATAGTTTTATGCCTTCCTCATGGCACATCAGAACATGGTGTTTGAACTAGGTCATGGTAATGCCAAACTGCACAGCCAAGTGTAATGCTCCAGCACTCGAAGCCAAACGTGAAAGCCCCATTTTCAGCCCTAAAGTAAGCTCGTTCCGCAACCTCATGTTTTACCTACCTGCAGGACAGGCTCTCTAAATGTCAGAAACTGAGAAACTGCTTTGACATACATCTCGGAGATCAGACCCTAAGTGTGGTGCACGTCAATAAGGAAGTGCTTAACAACACGATAATTACACCATCCACGTTACTGAGATGTTTGGTTAGAGACTTTCAGCATCCACCCTGTGGGGGAAAAGAAGAGCTTCTTTACTTGCAGACCACAGGAGAAAATAAGAGGAAAACAACAGCATCAAAACACTCACGTTTTTAATCCCCTAATCACGCTTTCTGCAAGCAGAGAAAGCTTTCCTCTTTTCCAATAAGCGTGCTTCCAGATAGCTGATACTTCCCTATTCCAGTGAGCGGCTCGGGGTTTGCTTTTGGATTTGAATGTTTAAAGCACGGTAGAGATGTCGTATTAGAAGAGCCGGCGGCAGCCCTGCGGAGCGGCGTTGTTCCGGAGCAGCTCGGCACGGCGGAGAGCCGCGGAGAGCCGCTCTCCCCGCGCTGCGCTGCCGCCCTGCCCCGCCGCTCCGGCCGCAGCCCTCGAGcatcccggcccggccccgccgtcCCGCCAGCCCGGACCCGccgccagccccggccccgccaccAGCCGGCCTGCGGGGCAGCCCAAACAGGCGGCTCGGAGCACCGGCTTTGCAGTGTCCCCGGCGCCGCACGGCAGCCTCGCTCCCCTCGTACCCGCTTTATTTTCATCTGGTCCTGCGACACAAACTTTGGGTCGTGCGTGCCCCACTCTCCTCCTCcgcccccagctcctctcctccgGACACAAACATAAGCTCTTCTCGATTCTGCTCCTCTGAGGTGCCCGCATGAGGCAATCCCGgcctcttgttttcctttccccaccCAGGGAGCCGGGGTCGGACTTTCACCGTTACCTCTCTCCCGCCCGCTAGGAGCAAGGGAGTCCCGCACCTCCGGCCGCCTGCCCCAGCCTCCCTTCGCGTCCCGCCTGCGGGACTTGCAGCTTTTCCCCTTCTGTCCTCCTGTTTGTCTGCCCGCCTGCCCGcctgcctccctccctttttattttccccgCCAGTAACTTAAGCCCAAGCCAAAGGAGGCATAAGGAAAAATACAGCCGTGGGCTCCAGGTCTATAAATACAGCTCGGAGAGAGCGTCCAAAAGTttagaaagaaaggaagaaagcgTACGGAGACAAAAGCCAAGCACCGCTCCGCTGCTGCCGATACTCTGGCTGTGCTCGGGCTTCGCGGCGGAGGAGCGAGCTCGTTCCCTGTTtgtttgggtgggattttttcgGAAACGGGGCGGTGGCGGTAGAAGGGTCGACGCATTCGTTATTTCAGCTTTAAATACGTGAATTTTATCCGCAAATACCAATCGATCCACTAGCCAACTTTGCAGCTGCTATTGTGAGTGGAAACTTTCTTAATGGGGCTGAAGCCGCTAGTGGAGGGtgacttttttgtttggtttggggtttttgtcttttttggttttttttggtttgtttttttttttttttttttttttttgtttttttgttgtttttttttttttgtttgtttgttttttttgtttgttttttttttccttttccatctaGTGAAGCTTAAGAACATTGAACATTTCCTTGTTCCTTCCTTGTTTTGTGTATCGATcggagagagagaaagaaacagttGTGTTTTCAAAGGAGGCATAGCGGTGCCCCTACCAGCTCTGTGTCGTCTTAGACGATACTCTTTTAGAAATACACCTTAGTGGTGTTGCCATCCCCCGTGAAAGTAACGCTGGGGTGTCAGAGAGGAAATGACCTACATACGTCAGCGAATCCTAAGTATTTATTTACGTTAACTGCTGTCTTCTTTATCCTACGTAAGAAATTGGTATTGGACTGAAAATACTGCTCTTTCTTAGGAGGGAGCAATACCCATTCAGAACAACGACAGGAGGAGTCAAGGAAATGTGCATATACTGGATGAAACAGGGAGAAACCGACCCAGTTTTGGAGTTCGTCTCTTTGGGGGATTGAGGTTGTGAGGAGGGAGCAGGTCCGAAGTTAGGGGACGGGAGCAGCTAGAGAAGAATGTGACTGTCGTTGCGCAGGCAGCGTCTGAAAGCGCAAGGAAGGACATGCCAAGCTGCCCGGCAGCGAGAGCGTGAAGCGGAAGCAGCGAGAGGCCGCAAGGAGCACGGAAAGGTGCTGCAAGGAGCACGGAAAGGTGCTGCAAGGAGCACGGAAAGGTGCTGCAAGGAGCAAGAAAAGGTGCTGCATGGAGCACGGAAAGGTGCAGAATGGAGCACGGAAAGGTGCTGCAAGGAGCACGGAAAGGTGCCGCAAGGAGCACGGAAAGGTGCCGCAAGGAGCACGGAAAGGTGCTGCAAGGAGCACGGAAAGAAGCCGCAAGGGGCACGGAAAGGTGCCGCAAGGAGCACGGAAAGGTGCTGCAAGGAGCACGGAAAGGTGCCGCAAGGAGCACGGAAAGGTGCTGCAAGGAGCACGGAAAGGTGCTGCATGGAGCACGGAAAGGTGCCGCAAGGAGCACGGAAAGGTGCCGCAAGGAGCACGGAAAGGTGCTGCAAGGAGCACGGAAAGGTGCTGCATGGAGCACGGAAAGGTGCTGCATGGAGCACGGAAAGGTGCTGCATGGAGCACGGAAAGGTGCTGCATGGAGCACGGAAAGAAGCCGCAAGGAGCACAGAAAGAAGCCGCAAGGAGCACGGAAAGGTGCTGCATGGAGCACGGAAAGGTGCTGCACGGAGCGGCCGCCGCCTGCGCCCCGAGCTGCCCGGGACAGCGGCCCCAGACCCCGCGTCCCGCAGGGGAGAGCGCAGGGGCCTCTCCCCAGGAAGAGAAAAGCCATCGGCAGCTGTTGTGGGACAGAAGTACGGGGTGCTGGGGAAATGAAGGCTGAGAGGCAGGAGACAATGCAAAAGAGCAAACAGACGCTTCAACATTGCAGCTTTGCCGGAGTTCGTGGTCTCTTTTCAGGACAAGCGCAAGGCAAAAAGAGGTTACTCCGAGGAACTATGTAGACTTCAGATAATCTCTTTTCCGGGCCCTCCTACGTTTTCGACAGGGCAGGAGGCAGTTTTATCATGCACCGCTACAAAACGGGGCTCGTCATCCTGCCCCCATGGCACTGTCAGCCAAGGGGGAGAGGTGACCGGGCTTGCCAGGCTTTGAGGTTTTTGCTTAATTAGCAGTGGTGAGCGTTGTTCGCAGGCATTACTTTTGGTTCAGGGAAAGGAGGATGATGAAATAGAAATCGCGTATCTGCTTTATGTCTAAAAATTCGCCAGTGGTCAATGTCTAATGAAACAGCAATACTGCACAGCTTTTGTGGCAGCGGGGTTGTGAAGCCATCCCAATACCTCCTCACTGGGCTAGCTCTCACCACATTTGGCGTTTACCACGTGTAACACTTGGAGCGGAGGCTTCCCCACCACGCACATGTGCTGCCACCAGACCACCACAGTTTGCTGATGACAGATTTCTAGTAACTGTAGAGTTATTTCCAGGGGATGGATTGCCCTGCCAGCCTTCGCAGCCCTGCAGTCTGCcctggggtgagcagggagctgggggtggtgAGAGGACTGGCACAGATGGGGGTAAAACACcccacagccacagggacaAAGAGGTGCAACTCATCCTGCACCCTCAGTtggtgtccctgctcactggGGTGAGACTGACAGCCCTCCAGGAGCAGTGTGTAGCCAGAGCTCAGTCTATTTAAAGCCTCTGCTCTTGCTGCAGACTCCAAGCAGTGTGTGCCAATCCCCTTGGCTTGGCAACATTATTTTTGGCTGCAGCTTCCTCCCACATTGTAGGAAatacaacaaaattaaaacaaacataaaaaaaaaaaaaaaaaaaaaaaaaaaaaggagaaaagaaagaaaaaagagatgcaGAGCAAGTGCTCCTGGCAGGGGACGGAAAGGAGCCCAAGAGTGTCATGTCTTCCCTGTCTTGCTGTTCTGTAGCACCTCCCCTCCAGCTATGgcacctctgcctgcctggTGTGGGGTGAGTGGAGGCACAGGCAGCATAGCAGTGCAGCCCCACACTGCCTGCCGTGGGACCTTTCCCACTGCAGTTCCTTGCCCGACTCCCCTGGGAGTGGTCCATGCCACAGGGGCAGTAGCCTGCCCGGGGCCCTggctgatcccagcctggctggaacTGCAGTTTAGGTAGCACAGACCTCTCTgtgtgggcactgctggattAAGGATAGTGCTGGTCCTCTTGGTGTGGTCTGGGTTTAATCTTCATCCTGCCCTCAAGGAGAGGTGGAGAAGCCctatttattgtattttcaaTTCTACTATCACAGCTCAGTCTTCAAAAGGGAGTGGCaatgaaaaaagacatttaaacaAGTCCTACTCCTGAATTGAGGCCATGAGAGTTACAGGCACAATGCATTCCAGAAACAAAGAAACTTGTCTTTTCTCAGAGAACTTTATCTGTCAAAAttgcacagaaaatgaaagaggaTGTGGTTCCGTGGCGGAAAATAAAACcgtaaaggaaaaaagaaactccTTTCATTGGTGCAGAAGAAAACATCAAATAACATTCCAGTGGAAAAGCActgcttactttttttttttttttttcctctaatatATCTCTATACAGAGATTATGATGCAATTATGCAAAATACATTATATGGTGAAAAATTGATAGTATTTCTACTTATGGGCTGTAAGTTAATTTTGTCTCTTTGAAGAGACTCATGTATTACTTTCCTTCACATGCTGTGAAGTCTAAGAGACCTTTCTTCATGCCCTTCATACACATTTCAGGTTCTTCAGCTCCTACTTCCTACTTCCTTTCTTTCGCTCAgcaagaagcagaaggaagacAGGGAGAGGTAATGATAAAAATGGTCATGTTGAGGGCCAGGAGGATAATGGAAGAGGTAAAACTTGCTTTGATTTGGCTTTTCCTTATCAATCAGTACCATTATTGTGACAAGGCTTGCTTTTTCTCATCCTGGTCAAATCGAGCTGCTCTTGGCCTAGACTGACCTCGTGCTGCTGGCAGTCACACCTTCTTCTGactttctctccttcctctgctcaaGAGATCCATGGTGTCCTGCTTTGCCACTTGCTCACAGTAGTGCATATTGTGCTGCAAAATATATTACTTCATTAATCAGTTAAGCCAATTAACAATAAGATTAATAGCCTTACCTTATTAATTTGAGCACATGCATCTCTGGATTTAGAGTATTCACAGAACTACTGGGCATGATTAAGCTACAGAGGAGTTCCATTATAGCCTTGTTTTCCATATGTTCAAAGTGTTCTGAAAATGTCACCTTTGAAACTCCAATTTCCTATGTCtagtaaaaaatattaatgtgcCAGGGAGTCTTCATCTGAACACAAAACCAAGCCCTTCAGAAAGTCACTATATGTTTAAAGTAAGAAGCAGGATTTATATTTTAGCTTAAATACttccaagtaattttttttttcactctgaatTTACATGTACTTGGGAGACAGGATTGCTTGTCCAGGTGTTGGTTACAGGCAGGGTATGGGTTTCATTCTAAAACTGGCTCTGAGAGGTTCACTATAGTGAGGGGCTCCTGGCAAAGCTCAAAACTATTATGCCACTGTTGGGTAGCTCTTCAAGGCTGCACTGTTGTTCCCTGTGCCTGTACTGCTCCACTCCTATTCCTTATTGTGGCTTACCTCTATGCAACACCAATTACCCGTGGTCACTTGTGGCTTATGCACATGTAATCTCCTGTCATGTAGCTCATTCCGTTTTTACATGCTTGTCTCACCTTGGACATGCTGCCGAGGTTAACCAGATCTTGACAGCACCAAGCTAATCAAGGGGTTTGGTCACTCCCTGATGTGATCATGGCTTACAGCCTCAGGTTTGTAGCTACATGGAAAATTAACACTGACAGTGGGGCACGTAAGGGTTGAAGACAAGAGAGGTTTGTATGATTTCAGGGTGTGCCATTACAAATCCAGTGCAGCTAAAATACCTGcttttatctatctatctatatctatatctatatctatatctatatctatatctatatctatatctatatctatatctatatctatatctatctatatcatctatatttatatctatagCTATAGCTATAGCTATAGCTATAGCTATAGCTATATCTATCTATAATTATCTATAGCTATAGCTATATCTACATCTATCTATaattatatatctatatctatgtctatatctatatctatctatctatatctatatatctatatctatatctatatctatatctatatctatatctatatctatatctatatctatatctatatctatatctatatctatatctatatctatatctatctatatctatatctatatctatatctatctatatcatctatagCTATAGCTATAGCTATAGCTATATCTATCTATAATTATCTATAGCTATAGCTATAGCTATAGCTATATCTACATCTATCTATaattatatatctatatctatgtctatatctatatctatatctatatctatatatctatctatatctatatctatatctatatctatatctatatctatatctatatctatatatgtattttataatattttattttttaaagaaaactatgAGTTTTCATTTAGCTGCTAGCTGCTCTGGCTTCCTGTTTCCCCAGTGCTCTCTGTCATTCCCACCACAACAGTACAGAGTTATACTCCTGAGACATTGTCTCCCAGTCCAGATTATAGAACATCAATTGGTGCATGTTGTAAAAATCTCCACCCAAGGCTGTGGAATTCAGCTTCGTTGAGGTTGCCCATTCATAACCTCACATCCtaggagaggaggagagaataAATTTGACAGTCTGGGATAGATTCAAAAGGGCCAGAGGGAAAACTTCTGTGCAAAAACTTCTTTTAGCCTGCTAGCCCAGCTTCTCACTttcatttctgtccttttctgtTACATCAGACTGAATGTGGATCACTCACTCCCAAGTGTTCCTTTAGTGTTATCATACTTTTGAATCATACTCTCAAATCTTCGCTTTAGTTTTGCATCAATGCCTGCTTAAATAGTCCCCCTCTCCTGTCCAGGATGCCAGTACTTGCCTTTAGCTCTTAAAGATTAATATATCAGCATTCAGTAGGCTTCTTGGCCAGAACAACCTTGCCATAGCTCACCAAACTGTGTTCTTCACTAAATGACTCATCTGGTGTCAGGAGTAGATTTCCAGACATGGGACACCTACTTGTCTTCTGACCAGTAATCTCTCCTTACAACCATCCTGGAATGACCACCTAGTCCACTTTTCCTGACTTCTCTTGCCAGTGAATTAAGGAATTAGCCTGAAATTCCCCATAATGCACTCATGAACTGGGAATGTGGTTGCTAGCAGATAACATATGGGCCAAAATGCAAAGATAAAGTGAGATCTTTGTGGTCTTGCCAGGTCACAGAACATAAAtgacataattttattttctttgaattgAGGACAAGAGATATGCTCAtaatttttcccaaagaaaactTCTTCCGCTTAGAGTGAGTCAATAAGCAAAGCAGAATCAACAGAGTATAAAGAAAGAGCTCATATGGGCATGAAGTACACATCAACTCTGGACACTGGATGAACACTGAAGCTAGTGAAGTGGGGGAGCAATGCctaaccaaaaaaaccaacacaaacaaaaaaatccaacacaccaaacaacaacaacatcaacaaaaacaaaccccaaacaaacaaacaaacaaaagaaaataaaaggaaaattaaaaaaaaaaaaaaataatccaagggaaaggaagagggtAAAGTGACCTTTCAGCTTCCTGTCCAGGACTAGAAGAGCCCACAGcaagacaaaagagaaaaaaggggcAATGACTTGTCCCATGGTTTCCAAGGCAAGTGTTCCCACTCCTGGAACGTAACCAGCCCAGATATTTCACTGGTGCCCTCTCCTGCACACTGTCTTCTCCCACAGCTAGGGCTGTCACCCAAGAGTACAAGATTTTTGACTTTTTCAGGTCTGGAAGTAGGTGCTGCCCACCACTCACCCCGTTCCCACAGAGTGCATTGGTGTGTGGTTGAAGGAAAATAGTATCCTTCAGAAATCATTCTCAACCACCAGTGTGAATTAACTACTGGCAGCACTTACGTTAGTGCAAATCTGCATCTTTAAAAACTATTATTATAAGCAGCTGGAATGTCTGTGATGATTCTAAAAGTTCTTATATCACAGATTATCAgtaatctttttattttaatattttaaaaattatttaatcaaatAATCTAGGCAATCTTCACAGGCTTGTGAATGtgcaggagagaaggagaaattaGGAAGACTAACATATTCAGTTTCCTGATAGTGTCAAAGAACCTGGAAAATGTATCCACGGGTGTTGGAGAAGAGTGCCTTGTCCCATTTGCTTCCATAGTATGAAATTTTCTCTTGCACATTACAAAGCCCTGAAGAGTGTGCTTTCATTCAGTTCATTTGCTGCTTACTGGGCCATTTCCCACTGATGACAAGCACACTAGCTAGCCACTATCTCAGGTATTCTGTGCCTTGAAAACTGTTGGTGAGCCTTGGAGGTTGTCTTCCTGAGAGATATTGTGCAATACAGTATAGCAAGCAGCAGTAGAAATGGCACTAGCCATGCttttattcagaaattattcAGTAAGAAGGACTGACTTTTGTTTAGCCTGCTGAGTCCACACTTTACCACCCTCCAACAGCTGGGAAACTTCTTCTGTGTACAAGAAGAGGGCAAGAGGTGTTTCTTAAAAATGGCATACACATCAATATCCATATTCTTGTGAGGAAGTAAGATCCCTGCTGTACAAACTGAAGGCCATCTCTGTGAAAGCAGCATTCTGGGGAGTGACAGAAACCTGTATTGTCTTTTGGGCTGAGATGGTTAGGTGTTCTATGGGATTGCTAAAGTGCCATATATCCACGGTACTAACActgtctgcagagcagtttgTGAAATCTGTTCTTCTAAACCTTAGCTCTTACATTAAGCACACCAGCTAGAGGGATAAAATCATCAATCATGTAAAAATCTTCTCTACCACAGGATCTTCAGCTGCCTTGATGACAACAAAATGACAGAGATCTGTGGAAGTCAGGATGAAAAAGTCGTCAGGTGTCAAAACCATTCAGCTTGGACAAAAGCATCTGCCCTGTTGGGTGGTCCTGGAGATGGGGGCAGGAAAAGCTTATGGTCAATCCTCAGgcatatttttttcatgcagaagaTTTCGTGTTGAATATTCCAAGACTACATGATGACAGGATAGATTTCTTTTGCACAAGTTGTCGTGCTTATGTGCCTACAGGACAGCCCACAATGACTGTGGCATGCACTAAGTGCCAGTGTCTGCCAGACTGTCGTCAggatccagcagcagaaataagcTCTCCCTCCATTATCCTGGAGATCCCCATGTAAAGTCAGATGTTTGCATGCAAATAACCTTTACTGCCCTCCCTAATGTCTCCTGCTATCATAACAGTAAAGCAACATTTAGGAGTGGTGGATCCACGTTCAGTCTGATGTaacagaaaaagacagaaatggaaGAGAGAGGCTGGGTTAGCAGGCTGAAAAAACTTTTGCACAAAAGTTCTTCCTCTGACTCTTTTGAAACATACTCTCAAGCTGATGTGCTAAAAGTCTTGGAAGACATGACcagaaatcatagaatcatgtATAATAGTTcaggttggaaggcaccttaaagatcatttcattccaatccccctgccatgagcagggagcTTTCCACttgaccaggctgctcagagccccatccagc
Above is a window of Oenanthe melanoleuca isolate GR-GAL-2019-014 chromosome Z, OMel1.0, whole genome shotgun sequence DNA encoding:
- the LOC130265477 gene encoding putative uncharacterized protein ASB16-AS1, which produces MSQGDSPALPWGAVVARGAHVRAQGPQGGRAERQGSPGAAVPGAPGPEPRAPVPEPSSPSPIPGPRAPKGGAPGPRSAARSRVCRSRGLRRRLPPARQLGVAAGQIGAVFPRGMEIWGVLEVVPAEARRRSRRCGGRWVLGRGRRGVRRRAGGGRRSAPAEGASAAGPAAKLLPLALRLRQRALIPPACENKCGKASRCSVDEKDKRKR
- the LOC130264728 gene encoding uncharacterized protein LOC130264728, which codes for MEHGKVLQGARKGAARSTERCRKEHGKVLQGARKEAARGTERCRKEHGKVLQGARKGAARSTERCCKEHGKVLHGARKGAARSTERCRKEHGKVLQGARKGAAWSTERCCMEHGKVLHGARKGAAWSTERSRKEHRKKPQGARKGAAWSTERCCTERPPPAPRAARDSGPRPRVPQGRAQGPLPRKRKAIGSCCGTEVRGAGEMKAERQETMQKSKQTLQHCSFAGVRGLFSGQAQGKKRLLRGTM